Proteins found in one Synechococcus sp. LA31 genomic segment:
- a CDS encoding queuosine precursor transporter produces MPAPSALGPAALQKRRELAFLVLAGLFLGTMGMLNILGLTRFLQLGRIGSWPVVVAVGALPYPVTFLCTDLISEIWGEQRASQLVWVGLLLNGWIVLILWLGGVLPGLPGAPDQAFFAVQELAFGAVGASMVAYLAAQFIDVRLFHFWKRFSGGRALWLRNNGSTLVSQLVDTTAVVLISHYAAHALPVRLDVPVWPQLASFIASGYLFKALAALLDTMPFYWLTAWLRRWLVVPGPGAELGGAPGAALP; encoded by the coding sequence ATGCCTGCCCCTTCGGCCTTAGGCCCAGCGGCCCTGCAGAAGCGGCGGGAGCTGGCGTTTCTGGTGCTGGCCGGCCTCTTTCTAGGCACGATGGGGATGCTCAACATCCTGGGCCTCACGCGCTTCTTGCAGCTGGGGCGCATCGGCTCTTGGCCTGTGGTGGTAGCGGTGGGCGCGCTGCCCTATCCCGTCACGTTTTTGTGCACGGATCTGATCAGTGAGATTTGGGGGGAACAGCGGGCCAGTCAACTGGTGTGGGTGGGACTGCTGCTGAATGGCTGGATCGTGCTGATCCTTTGGCTTGGAGGTGTGTTGCCAGGGCTCCCTGGCGCTCCAGATCAAGCCTTCTTCGCGGTGCAGGAGTTGGCCTTTGGTGCGGTGGGGGCCTCGATGGTGGCTTATCTGGCAGCTCAGTTCATCGATGTGCGGCTCTTTCACTTCTGGAAACGCTTCAGCGGCGGCCGGGCGCTGTGGCTGCGCAACAACGGCTCCACCCTGGTGAGCCAGCTGGTGGACACCACAGCGGTGGTGCTGATCAGTCACTACGCGGCCCATGCGCTGCCTGTGCGGCTCGATGTACCGGTGTGGCCCCAGTTGGCCAGCTTCATCGCCAGTGGCTACCTGTTCAAAGCTCTGGCGGCCCTGCTCGACACCATGCCCTTCTATTGGCTCACCGCCTGGCTCAGGCGTTGGCTGGTGGTGCCTGGCCCCGGCGCTGAGTTGGGGGGTGCGCCAGGGGCAGCACTACCGTGA
- a CDS encoding bifunctional 2-polyprenyl-6-hydroxyphenol methylase/3-demethylubiquinol 3-O-methyltransferase UbiG, protein MSLTATLSLDQFLEGGFDLRCQLADHLALDLEELERRLPLATDALAAAHPGAFVPEQVEAFYETAVGTGHLLELAAWHLGSAEYIADTLRLQQQFAQGTVLDFGGGIGTHALAAAALPQVDAVWFVDLNPENRRFVQARAERFGLAHKLRCFRDLDAPELPAHFDTIVCLDVLEHLSDPSAQLEQFAARMSPGAIALLNWYFFKGHAGEYPFHFDEPQLVERFFRTLQSRFLEVFHPFLITTRAYRLL, encoded by the coding sequence ATGAGCCTCACTGCCACCCTTTCCCTGGACCAATTCCTCGAAGGGGGATTTGATCTGCGCTGCCAGCTAGCCGACCACCTGGCCCTCGATCTCGAGGAGTTGGAACGTCGTCTGCCCCTGGCCACCGATGCCCTGGCTGCAGCTCATCCCGGCGCGTTCGTGCCGGAGCAGGTTGAGGCGTTCTATGAGACAGCAGTGGGCACCGGCCATCTGCTGGAGTTGGCGGCCTGGCACCTCGGCAGCGCCGAGTACATCGCCGACACCCTTCGCTTGCAGCAACAGTTCGCCCAGGGCACGGTCCTCGATTTCGGTGGCGGTATCGGCACTCATGCCCTGGCAGCCGCAGCTTTGCCACAGGTGGATGCGGTGTGGTTTGTGGATCTCAACCCCGAGAACCGTCGCTTTGTTCAAGCGCGGGCTGAGCGTTTTGGCCTGGCTCACAAGCTGCGTTGCTTTCGCGATCTCGATGCGCCTGAGTTGCCGGCTCATTTCGACACGATTGTGTGTCTGGATGTGCTGGAGCATCTCAGCGATCCCAGCGCTCAGCTCGAGCAGTTTGCGGCGCGCATGTCGCCCGGGGCGATTGCATTGCTCAACTGGTATTTCTTCAAGGGACATGCAGGCGAGTACCCCTTCCATTTTGATGAGCCGCAGCTAGTGGAGCGTTTCTTCCGCACCTTGCAGAGCCGCTTCTTGGAGGTGTTTCACCCCTTCTTGATCACCACGCGGGCTTACCGGTTGCTCTGA
- the rpmA gene encoding 50S ribosomal protein L27 has protein sequence MAHKKGTGSTRNGRDSNSKRLGVKRYGGESVNSGSILIRQRGTSVLPGTNVGRGSDDTLFALVDGVVSFDTIKRGLRTRKRINVAVG, from the coding sequence ATGGCCCACAAGAAAGGCACCGGCTCCACCCGCAACGGCCGTGACTCGAACTCCAAGCGCCTCGGTGTCAAGCGTTACGGCGGCGAGAGCGTGAACTCCGGCTCGATCCTGATTCGTCAACGCGGCACCTCCGTGCTGCCCGGAACCAACGTGGGCCGAGGCTCCGACGACACCCTGTTTGCCCTGGTGGACGGCGTCGTGAGCTTCGACACCATCAAGCGTGGCCTCCGCACCCGCAAGCGCATCAACGTGGCTGTCGGCTGA